A genomic stretch from Oncorhynchus gorbuscha isolate QuinsamMale2020 ecotype Even-year linkage group LG20, OgorEven_v1.0, whole genome shotgun sequence includes:
- the cxxc5a gene encoding CXXC-type zinc finger protein 5 isoform X1 — MGMGMGMGGSDSISGANDLEGASAADSIGGIADFPYGVGGGFPFNPGLFIMTPAGVFLADSALHMAGLAEYPAQSELASAINSGKKKRKRCGMCQPCRRRINCETCSSCRNRKTGHQICKFRKCDELKKKPSATLEKVMLPTGAAFRWFQ, encoded by the exons atggggatggggatggggatggggggtaGCGATTCAATCTCAGGGGCAAACGACTTGGAGGGTGCGTCTGCTGCGGACTCCATTGGCGGTATTGCGGACTTCCCGTACGGTGTGGGAGGCGGCTTCCCGTTCAATCCCGGACTGTTTATCATGACACCGGCCGGCGTGTTCCTGGCCGACAGCGCTCTGCACATGGCTGGCCTGGCCGAGTACCCGGCGCAGAGCGAGCTGGCCTCCGCCATCAACTCCGGCAAAAAGAAGCGGAAACGCTGCGGCATGTGCCAGCCCTGCCGTCGGCGAATTAACTGCGAGACATGCAGCAGCTGCCGGAACCGCAAAACGGGCCACCAGATCTGCAAGTTCCGCAAATGTGATGAGCTGAAAAAGAAACCGTCTGCCACTCTGGAG AAGGTGATGCTTCCTACAGGAGCAGCATTTCGGTGGTTCCAGTAA
- the cxxc5a gene encoding CXXC-type zinc finger protein 5 isoform X2: MGMGMGMGGSDSISGANDLEGASAADSIGGIADFPYGVGGGFPFNPGLFIMTPAGVFLADSALHMAGLAEYPAQSELASAINSGKKKRKRCGMCQPCRRRINCETCSSCRNRKTGHQICKFRKCDELKKKPSATLEVMLPTGAAFRWFQ, encoded by the exons atggggatggggatggggatggggggtaGCGATTCAATCTCAGGGGCAAACGACTTGGAGGGTGCGTCTGCTGCGGACTCCATTGGCGGTATTGCGGACTTCCCGTACGGTGTGGGAGGCGGCTTCCCGTTCAATCCCGGACTGTTTATCATGACACCGGCCGGCGTGTTCCTGGCCGACAGCGCTCTGCACATGGCTGGCCTGGCCGAGTACCCGGCGCAGAGCGAGCTGGCCTCCGCCATCAACTCCGGCAAAAAGAAGCGGAAACGCTGCGGCATGTGCCAGCCCTGCCGTCGGCGAATTAACTGCGAGACATGCAGCAGCTGCCGGAACCGCAAAACGGGCCACCAGATCTGCAAGTTCCGCAAATGTGATGAGCTGAAAAAGAAACCGTCTGCCACTCTGGAG GTGATGCTTCCTACAGGAGCAGCATTTCGGTGGTTCCAGTAA